A genomic stretch from Shewanella sediminis HAW-EB3 includes:
- a CDS encoding WD40/YVTN/BNR-like repeat-containing protein translates to MLFSMLRFVSVCLIAALFLSPVSQASDANGSSSQIQPLAIESIILDIATKGATTVAVGERGHVFILNGEKEGLWTQVSTPTQAHLTKVFFITPELGWAVGHDATIIHTIDAGLTWQLQMGSPEIEKPLMDILFFDEQNGVAIGAYGLFYRTSDGGKTWLSEYHEELLFEEDVSYLAELKAEDEALYLSERSALLPHFNRINSLSNGQLIMVGELGLVAVSDNRGKQWTKVDFIYEGSLFNTIQLNDTIFVMGLRGHIFQASLDMGSWKEVTLPVKSTINGALPNNDGGLILVGNAGVIIDVPALGESKIIHQRQGENLVAINQDPQGHIWVAGTKGLFELK, encoded by the coding sequence ATGTTGTTTAGCATGCTTCGATTTGTTTCTGTTTGTTTAATTGCTGCCCTTTTTCTGTCACCTGTATCTCAGGCGAGTGATGCAAACGGTTCAAGTAGTCAAATTCAGCCATTAGCCATCGAGTCAATCATCCTCGATATTGCGACTAAGGGGGCCACTACGGTTGCCGTCGGTGAACGCGGACACGTTTTCATTCTTAATGGTGAAAAAGAGGGGCTGTGGACGCAAGTTTCAACGCCGACGCAGGCCCACCTCACAAAAGTATTTTTTATCACTCCTGAACTTGGTTGGGCGGTTGGCCATGATGCTACCATTATTCATACCATCGATGCCGGCTTGACCTGGCAGTTACAGATGGGGTCACCAGAGATCGAAAAACCTTTGATGGATATTCTCTTCTTTGATGAACAAAATGGAGTGGCTATAGGCGCTTATGGCTTGTTCTATAGAACGTCTGATGGTGGTAAAACATGGTTAAGCGAATACCATGAAGAGTTGCTGTTTGAGGAAGATGTCAGCTACCTGGCTGAATTAAAGGCAGAAGATGAGGCGCTCTATCTAAGTGAACGCAGTGCTTTGCTTCCACATTTCAATCGCATTAATTCGCTGTCTAACGGTCAACTCATTATGGTCGGAGAGCTTGGCTTAGTTGCCGTGTCAGACAATCGAGGCAAGCAGTGGACCAAAGTTGACTTCATCTATGAAGGCTCCCTGTTCAATACCATTCAACTCAATGACACTATTTTCGTTATGGGACTGCGAGGTCACATTTTCCAAGCCTCTCTTGATATGGGCAGCTGGAAAGAGGTGACATTACCTGTCAAGTCTACGATTAACGGCGCTTTGCCGAACAATGATGGCGGGTTGATTTTAGTCGGTAATGCCGGTGTGATAATTGATGTACCCGCTCTGGGAGAGAGTAAGATTATTCATCAGCGACAGGGAGAGAATCTCGTTGCTATTAATCAAGATCCACAGGGACATATTTGGGTGGCTGGTACAAAAGGCCTCTTCGAATTAAAATAA
- a CDS encoding DUF1329 domain-containing protein, translating to MNKLGILSASVMLALSAPAALAKVTDAEAAKLGTELTPLGGVKAGNADGSIPAWDGGITSAIAGYEKGMHHPDPFPQDKIEFTITNANKDKYKAHLTDGQRKLFELYPDTYKMNVYQTRRTASVPQFVYDATKANATRAELVSEGNGVKGASIGVPFPMPKNGLEVIWNHVLRFRGVDVETSRSQAAPTASGSYTLVETAEEIRFQYSRPEITLDKLNASNTLFYFKQVVTQPARLAGTALLVKETMDQEALPRQAWTYNTGQRRVRKAPNVAFDTPGSVSDGLRTTDDFDMFNGSPVRYNWELIGKQEVYIPYNDYKLHSDKLKYDQIIHPGHVNPELVRWEKHRVWVVKAQLKEGMRHIYKTRTFYIDEDSWQVSLADIYDNRDELYRVAFAHAINYYEVPTHWTTLEVFHDLQSRRYIAMGLDNEGRMYNFDAKLSEANFTPAALRRAGIR from the coding sequence ATGAATAAACTTGGGATATTGTCGGCGTCTGTGATGCTAGCACTCAGTGCGCCAGCCGCATTGGCTAAAGTTACAGATGCTGAAGCTGCAAAGCTTGGAACCGAATTAACGCCATTAGGTGGTGTTAAAGCCGGTAATGCCGATGGTTCGATTCCTGCCTGGGATGGTGGGATCACTTCCGCCATTGCAGGTTATGAGAAGGGGATGCATCATCCGGATCCTTTTCCTCAGGACAAGATTGAATTTACGATAACTAATGCCAATAAAGATAAATACAAGGCTCATCTGACCGATGGCCAGAGGAAGTTATTTGAACTTTACCCTGACACCTACAAGATGAATGTCTATCAGACCAGGCGTACCGCTTCTGTGCCTCAGTTTGTCTATGATGCGACTAAAGCCAATGCGACCCGCGCCGAACTTGTATCTGAAGGTAACGGCGTTAAAGGTGCATCGATTGGTGTGCCATTCCCTATGCCTAAAAATGGTTTAGAGGTTATCTGGAACCATGTACTGCGTTTTCGTGGGGTGGATGTAGAAACTTCCCGTAGCCAAGCCGCGCCGACGGCGAGTGGTAGCTATACCTTAGTTGAAACCGCCGAGGAGATACGTTTTCAGTATTCTCGTCCGGAGATCACCTTAGATAAACTCAATGCGTCAAATACCTTGTTCTACTTTAAGCAGGTCGTGACACAACCGGCGCGTCTTGCGGGTACTGCACTACTGGTTAAAGAGACCATGGATCAAGAGGCATTACCTCGCCAGGCGTGGACCTACAATACAGGTCAACGCCGTGTTCGTAAGGCCCCTAATGTGGCCTTCGATACACCGGGTTCTGTATCTGACGGTCTTAGAACGACGGATGACTTTGACATGTTTAACGGCTCTCCTGTTCGTTATAACTGGGAGTTGATCGGTAAGCAGGAAGTCTACATTCCCTATAATGATTACAAGCTACATTCGGATAAGCTTAAGTATGACCAGATTATTCATCCCGGTCATGTGAATCCTGAGCTTGTGCGTTGGGAAAAGCACCGTGTTTGGGTTGTCAAAGCTCAGCTTAAAGAGGGCATGCGTCATATTTATAAGACGCGTACTTTCTATATAGATGAGGACTCCTGGCAGGTGTCGCTAGCCGATATCTATGATAATCGTGATGAGTTATATCGTGTTGCCTTTGCGCATGCTATTAACTATTACGAAGTTCCTACACATTGGACTACGCTTGAGGTCTTCCATGATCTTCAATCCCGTCGTTATATCGCAATGGGACTCGATAACGAAGGCCGTATGTATAATTTTGATGCCAAGCTGAGTGAAGCTAACTTCACCCCCGCGGCGTTAAGACGTGCCGGTATTCGTTAA
- a CDS encoding DUF1302 domain-containing protein — MKKVINGFNKSTLTLGIVAALSMGVTSGVNAVSFDWGEVQGTFDSTFSAGASWRVEGRDWDNNIGKVNHPRFDWSNYSAFNNTKYTSAEIWAQPGSYSSNGDLSNLLYSQGDTTAVVFKGLHELSLKYKNFGIFARGMYFYDQKANNGDYGYSDPLTGKEYDPCMDSEASKVQCKDVRLLDAFVYGNFDFNDGANPLTIRVGNQVVSWGESTLIPHGIGVINPVDLNILNAPGAELKEAFRPQGMVWASFGMTDELSVEAFYQYDWEPVWVPTPGSYFSSNDFAGYGGYGQNAQLGFQANPDMNLEFLEAEYNKLAQMIISGDYDSATLGALALAYPTKATLVQDQASASDSGQYGVKLGYYSPALWETEFGLYYMNYHSRRPLISGTTADFGQQAIANDLGTLGALAATGGSVDRDVLLGLETFSKAQIEYPEDIQLYGFSFNTLIGDTSVAGEIAHRQDEPLQIDDVELLFAAMPQQLANAGLRPDFDGISQYTSYVDDVGPGEYAEGFIRLDTTQAQATFTHLFGPTLGTSNLVMLAEIGGVWIHDMPGFDELRLNGPGTARSGGNPDMPGIIEGVHNGPETNPFPTDFAWGYRLVAKADYNNLFSGVNMSPRVIFSHDVEGITPDPMFLFTEGKKSVSVGVNFDYQNRWGADFSYNSFFGGVGTTNQMSDRDYVSFNIKYSI, encoded by the coding sequence ATGAAAAAGGTTATAAACGGCTTTAACAAGTCGACGCTTACTTTGGGGATCGTAGCGGCACTGAGTATGGGAGTTACTTCCGGTGTCAACGCTGTATCATTTGATTGGGGAGAAGTTCAAGGAACATTCGATTCAACCTTCTCTGCCGGCGCTAGTTGGCGGGTCGAGGGACGTGATTGGGATAACAATATTGGTAAAGTGAATCATCCCAGATTTGATTGGTCAAACTACTCTGCGTTCAATAATACGAAATATACCTCCGCCGAGATTTGGGCTCAACCTGGGTCATATTCCAGTAATGGTGACTTGAGTAATCTACTCTATTCCCAAGGTGATACAACGGCTGTTGTGTTCAAGGGTTTACACGAACTTTCACTCAAATACAAAAACTTCGGTATCTTCGCTCGTGGCATGTACTTCTACGATCAGAAAGCGAATAACGGCGACTATGGTTATAGCGATCCGTTAACGGGTAAAGAGTACGATCCTTGTATGGACTCGGAAGCATCGAAAGTCCAATGTAAAGATGTACGCTTGCTTGATGCTTTCGTTTACGGCAACTTCGATTTCAATGATGGGGCTAACCCGCTTACCATTCGTGTCGGTAACCAGGTGGTCTCTTGGGGTGAAAGTACCTTGATACCTCACGGCATCGGTGTGATTAATCCTGTCGATCTCAATATCCTCAATGCGCCAGGTGCAGAACTTAAAGAGGCATTCAGGCCTCAGGGAATGGTGTGGGCATCATTTGGCATGACAGATGAGCTATCAGTCGAGGCCTTCTACCAATATGACTGGGAGCCTGTTTGGGTACCGACGCCAGGATCATATTTCTCGTCGAACGATTTTGCCGGATATGGCGGCTATGGCCAAAATGCTCAGTTAGGTTTTCAGGCCAACCCGGACATGAATCTGGAGTTCCTCGAAGCGGAATATAATAAGTTAGCCCAGATGATTATCTCAGGTGATTATGACTCGGCGACGCTTGGTGCATTAGCTTTAGCCTATCCCACCAAGGCTACGCTGGTACAAGATCAAGCCAGTGCCAGCGATTCGGGACAGTATGGTGTAAAGCTGGGTTACTACTCACCGGCTTTGTGGGAGACCGAGTTTGGCCTCTATTACATGAATTATCATAGTCGCAGACCTCTCATTAGCGGAACGACGGCTGATTTTGGTCAACAGGCGATCGCCAATGATCTAGGTACGCTCGGTGCGCTTGCGGCGACTGGCGGAAGCGTCGATCGCGATGTGCTGCTTGGTTTAGAAACCTTCTCTAAGGCGCAGATCGAGTACCCTGAAGATATCCAACTCTATGGCTTCAGCTTCAATACATTGATAGGCGATACTTCGGTTGCCGGTGAAATTGCTCACCGTCAGGATGAACCACTGCAAATTGATGATGTTGAACTGCTGTTTGCTGCTATGCCGCAACAGCTGGCGAATGCGGGTCTTCGCCCCGATTTCGATGGGATATCTCAATACACCTCTTATGTCGATGACGTGGGACCTGGCGAGTATGCAGAGGGCTTTATACGCCTGGATACCACTCAAGCCCAAGCCACCTTTACTCACCTGTTTGGGCCTACATTAGGCACGAGTAATCTGGTTATGTTAGCCGAGATTGGTGGCGTGTGGATCCATGATATGCCAGGTTTCGATGAGTTAAGACTCAATGGACCGGGGACTGCGCGTTCGGGTGGAAATCCGGATATGCCAGGTATCATCGAAGGTGTGCATAATGGTCCGGAGACCAACCCATTCCCCACTGACTTCGCCTGGGGTTACCGTTTAGTCGCTAAGGCTGATTACAACAACTTGTTTTCTGGTGTCAATATGTCTCCTCGTGTGATCTTCTCACATGATGTAGAGGGTATTACGCCCGATCCTATGTTCCTGTTCACCGAAGGAAAGAAATCAGTTTCTGTCGGCGTAAACTTCGATTATCAGAATCGTTGGGGCGCAGATTTCTCCTACAATAGCTTCTTTGGTGGCGTCGGTACGACTAACCAGATGTCAGACCGTGATTACGTGTCATTTAACATCAAGTACTCAATCTAA
- a CDS encoding DUF2835 domain-containing protein has product MTFYFSLNVSFHEFQRYYQGHVDKVEVHDSHGRKLWINGRHFRQFLTRSGVHGNFKLELGEKGELLSLQKI; this is encoded by the coding sequence ATGACCTTTTATTTCTCTTTAAATGTAAGTTTTCACGAATTTCAGCGATATTATCAGGGGCATGTCGACAAAGTCGAAGTGCATGATAGTCACGGAAGGAAACTTTGGATCAACGGCCGTCATTTTCGCCAGTTTTTAACTCGCTCCGGTGTTCATGGCAATTTTAAATTGGAGCTCGGTGAAAAGGGAGAGTTGCTTTCTCTGCAAAAAATTTAG
- the pepN gene encoding aminopeptidase N, which translates to MTTMNAKYLKDYLAPAFTITHIDLDFYLDGAETFVTAKSQVVRKDDQATTLVLHGEGIEIISLKVAGVDTCYSQEEAKLSIETQLEEFELEIVTKLDPESNSSLEGLYMSDGAYCTQCEAEGFRRITYFLDRPDVLAVYSVRVEADAKAFPYLLSNGNLLEQGETSSGRHFVKWHDPFPKPAYLFALVAGDFDLLEDQFVTSSQRQIKLQVFVDKGNLHKAHHAMASLKKSMAWDESRFDLEYDLDIYMIVAVDFFNMGAMENKGLNVFNTKYVLADTNSATDEDYHGIESVVGHEYFHNWTGNRVTCRDWFQLSLKEGLTVFRDQEFSSDLGSRAVNRIHAIKVIKNQQFAEDSGPMAHPIRPESVIEMNNFYTVTVYNKGAEVIRMMHTLLGEKSFQAGMKLYFERHDGQAVTCDDFAAAMTDASGVDLSLFKRWYSQSGTPVVTVTEKYDAKKACYSLVIEQVTHSTADQTDKLALHIPFDLELLSPDGTSMLSQVLNVKESRQEFIFNDITEQPIPSLLQNFSAPVKLDFSYSVEQLVHLMRYASSEVARWEASVALISQSIWDNVANLDQQQSMHIDPRVTDAYRGILLSEELDHALVAEIFTLPSVSALIEQAETVDLDALATARSFVVEELAMACEDELLSRYREQASIDNAGSRALKNICLLLLQKVSDDHQRFAKVQYEQAENMTDSLGALLALNGEDSSLRTTLMSDYETKWSETPLVMDKWLSLQATCASDTCLQQLERLTKHQSFSFSNPNRVRSLIGAFASANTVQFHKLDGSGYEFVTDTIIKLNKLNPQVAARIITPLIQFKKFDQARQSLMKASLKRILGLEDLSKDLYEKVSKALDSK; encoded by the coding sequence ATGACAACAATGAATGCGAAGTACCTGAAGGATTACCTGGCTCCTGCTTTTACCATCACCCATATCGATCTCGACTTCTATTTGGATGGGGCAGAGACATTTGTCACGGCGAAAAGTCAGGTTGTACGAAAAGATGACCAAGCGACGACCTTAGTATTACACGGTGAAGGTATTGAGATCATTTCACTTAAAGTCGCTGGTGTTGATACCTGCTATAGCCAGGAAGAGGCAAAACTTAGTATCGAGACTCAGCTTGAAGAGTTTGAGTTAGAGATAGTAACAAAACTCGATCCTGAATCGAATTCAAGCCTCGAAGGACTCTATATGTCTGACGGGGCCTACTGTACTCAGTGCGAGGCCGAAGGCTTCAGACGTATCACCTATTTCCTCGACAGACCCGACGTACTTGCTGTGTACAGTGTGAGAGTTGAAGCAGATGCCAAGGCATTTCCCTACCTTTTGAGCAACGGTAATTTACTGGAGCAGGGCGAGACTTCATCGGGACGTCATTTTGTTAAATGGCATGATCCGTTTCCAAAGCCAGCCTATCTGTTTGCCCTGGTCGCAGGAGATTTTGATCTGTTGGAAGATCAGTTTGTTACATCAAGCCAACGGCAGATCAAATTACAGGTCTTTGTCGATAAAGGTAACCTTCATAAGGCTCACCATGCAATGGCATCGTTAAAGAAGTCGATGGCTTGGGATGAGTCCAGGTTCGATCTTGAGTATGATCTGGATATATACATGATTGTGGCGGTCGATTTCTTCAATATGGGCGCTATGGAGAACAAAGGGCTCAATGTATTCAATACCAAATATGTGTTGGCCGATACGAACTCGGCGACAGATGAGGATTATCATGGTATCGAGTCGGTGGTGGGGCATGAGTATTTCCACAACTGGACAGGAAACAGGGTGACCTGCAGAGATTGGTTTCAACTGAGTCTTAAAGAAGGGTTAACCGTATTTAGAGATCAAGAGTTCAGCTCAGATCTCGGCTCTCGTGCGGTTAATCGTATTCATGCCATTAAGGTGATAAAAAATCAGCAGTTCGCCGAAGATTCAGGACCCATGGCGCATCCTATACGCCCTGAGTCTGTGATCGAGATGAACAACTTCTATACGGTTACTGTCTATAACAAAGGTGCCGAAGTTATTCGTATGATGCATACCTTACTTGGTGAAAAGTCATTTCAAGCCGGTATGAAACTGTATTTCGAACGTCATGATGGTCAGGCTGTGACCTGTGATGACTTTGCCGCTGCTATGACAGACGCCAGTGGCGTAGACCTCTCACTATTTAAACGTTGGTATAGTCAATCCGGAACTCCGGTGGTCACAGTGACGGAGAAGTATGATGCTAAAAAGGCGTGCTATTCTCTTGTTATCGAGCAGGTTACACATTCTACGGCGGATCAAACTGACAAACTAGCACTTCATATTCCGTTTGATTTAGAGCTTTTATCACCGGATGGAACCTCAATGTTGAGTCAGGTTTTGAATGTTAAGGAGTCTCGTCAGGAGTTTATCTTTAATGATATTACCGAGCAGCCGATACCTTCGCTACTGCAAAACTTCTCGGCGCCGGTTAAGCTTGATTTCTCCTACTCGGTCGAACAGTTAGTGCATCTGATGCGCTATGCCAGCAGTGAAGTTGCCCGTTGGGAAGCCTCTGTAGCGCTTATCAGCCAATCTATTTGGGATAATGTCGCTAACTTAGACCAGCAGCAATCGATGCACATCGATCCACGAGTGACCGATGCCTACCGTGGTATACTCCTCAGTGAAGAGCTTGACCATGCTCTGGTTGCCGAAATCTTTACTCTGCCTTCGGTCTCAGCCTTAATTGAACAAGCAGAAACTGTCGATCTCGATGCCCTGGCGACTGCCAGGTCTTTTGTGGTTGAAGAGCTGGCAATGGCCTGTGAAGATGAACTACTTAGCCGTTATCGTGAGCAGGCGAGTATCGATAATGCCGGTTCACGTGCGCTTAAGAATATTTGCTTGTTGTTACTTCAAAAAGTTTCAGATGACCATCAGCGATTTGCCAAAGTGCAGTATGAACAGGCTGAAAATATGACTGACAGTCTTGGGGCATTACTGGCGCTCAACGGGGAAGACTCCTCGCTACGCACCACCTTGATGTCTGATTATGAAACCAAGTGGAGTGAGACACCATTGGTGATGGATAAGTGGCTATCTCTGCAGGCTACGTGTGCATCGGATACCTGTTTACAGCAGCTCGAAAGGTTAACTAAGCATCAATCTTTTAGTTTTTCTAACCCTAACAGAGTGCGTTCGTTAATTGGTGCATTTGCGTCTGCAAACACGGTACAGTTCCATAAACTCGATGGCAGCGGTTATGAGTTTGTCACCGACACCATTATCAAGCTCAATAAGTTAAACCCGCAAGTTGCAGCTCGGATAATTACGCCTCTTATTCAGTTTAAAAAGTTTGACCAAGCCAGACAGTCACTGATGAAAGCGTCGCTTAAACGAATATTAGGGCTCGAAGACTTGTCAAAAGATCTGTATGAGAAAGTGTCAAAAGCGCTCGATTCTAAGTAA